A part of Arthrobacter dokdonellae genomic DNA contains:
- a CDS encoding FAD-binding oxidoreductase has translation MVTHLTEEISRSVWFGWGDPGRARPLTPAALAYLRRTLRLASVGAAHPPVDLADVRVGPVALDEGALAGFRAITGAEHVSTDATERIRHAGGKSTPDLLRRRSGDALDAPDAVVYPGSSAEVRGILDLCGKRQLAVVAFGGGTSVVGGVEPLRGRFAGVITLDLRRMDRLLHVDRLSRTASFEAGIRGPALEAALAPHGFTLGHFPQSHQEATLGGYVATRSAGQASTGYGRADDLVKSVHLETPVGPFDAGSLAPGTAAGPKLLDVVVGSEGTLGVITSATMKVSPAPADKVYGAWSFPTFEAGAEALRRLRQDGVRGDMPHVCRLSDTDETASTFKLGGAKTAALSRYLAVRGQKTPALALFVWEGGRPEATARRRRSARILRRGGGIPLGPLPGRSWEHGRFNAPYLRDELLTRGVYVETLETAATWGRVEETYRSVRRAILTALQEKGGGAYVQTHISHVYSDGASLYFTFLAGLEEDGLAQNARVKAAASHAIVAAGATITHHHAVGMDHAPYMRAEIGDLGVRVLAGIKATLDPRGIMNPGKLIPAAPTDPPDPTDPTDPTDPPDLEAPQ, from the coding sequence ATGGTGACCCATCTCACAGAGGAAATATCCCGGTCCGTCTGGTTCGGCTGGGGCGACCCGGGACGGGCCCGGCCCCTGACACCTGCCGCCCTGGCCTATCTGCGCCGCACCCTCAGGCTCGCCAGCGTCGGGGCGGCGCACCCTCCCGTGGACCTCGCCGACGTCCGGGTGGGCCCGGTCGCCCTGGATGAAGGGGCGCTGGCCGGATTCCGGGCCATCACCGGGGCTGAACACGTCTCAACGGACGCAACGGAACGCATCCGCCATGCGGGCGGCAAGAGCACGCCGGACCTGCTGCGCCGCCGCAGCGGGGACGCGCTCGACGCCCCCGACGCCGTCGTCTACCCTGGCAGCAGCGCCGAAGTGCGGGGCATCCTGGACCTGTGCGGGAAGCGGCAGCTGGCGGTGGTGGCCTTTGGCGGCGGCACCTCCGTGGTGGGCGGCGTGGAGCCACTGCGCGGACGGTTCGCGGGGGTCATCACCCTGGACCTGCGGCGCATGGACCGGCTGCTCCACGTGGACCGGCTCTCCCGCACGGCGTCCTTCGAGGCAGGCATCAGGGGCCCCGCCCTCGAGGCGGCCCTGGCCCCGCACGGTTTCACGCTGGGCCACTTTCCCCAAAGCCATCAGGAAGCCACGCTGGGAGGCTACGTCGCCACCCGTTCCGCCGGCCAGGCATCCACCGGTTACGGCCGCGCGGACGACCTGGTCAAGTCCGTGCACCTGGAGACCCCCGTCGGGCCGTTCGACGCCGGGTCCCTGGCACCGGGAACGGCCGCCGGGCCCAAGCTGCTCGACGTCGTCGTCGGCAGTGAAGGCACCCTGGGGGTCATCACGAGCGCCACGATGAAGGTTTCCCCGGCGCCGGCAGACAAGGTTTATGGCGCGTGGTCCTTCCCGACCTTCGAGGCGGGGGCGGAGGCCTTACGGCGGCTGCGGCAGGACGGCGTCCGGGGTGACATGCCGCACGTGTGCCGGCTGAGCGACACGGATGAAACGGCGTCGACCTTCAAGCTGGGCGGGGCGAAGACCGCGGCGCTGTCCCGTTATCTGGCGGTCCGCGGCCAGAAGACGCCGGCGCTGGCCCTGTTCGTCTGGGAAGGCGGCAGGCCGGAGGCAACGGCGCGCAGGCGGCGCAGCGCGCGGATCCTGCGCCGGGGCGGCGGCATCCCGCTGGGGCCCCTGCCCGGAAGGTCGTGGGAGCACGGGCGGTTCAACGCGCCGTACCTGCGCGACGAGCTGCTGACCCGCGGCGTCTACGTCGAGACGCTGGAAACGGCCGCCACCTGGGGCCGTGTCGAGGAGACCTACCGCAGCGTCCGGCGGGCCATCCTCACCGCGCTGCAGGAAAAGGGCGGCGGCGCCTACGTCCAGACCCACATTTCCCATGTGTACTCCGACGGCGCCTCCCTCTACTTCACGTTCCTCGCCGGCCTCGAGGAGGACGGCCTGGCCCAGAACGCCCGCGTCAAGGCGGCGGCCTCGCACGCGATTGTGGCGGCCGGCGCCACCATCACGCACCACCACGCCGTCGGGATGGACCACGCGCCGTATATGCGCGCGGAGATCGGGGACCTTGGCGTCAGGGTCCTGGCCGGCATCAAAGCCACGCTCGACCCCCGGGGCATCATGAACCCGGGCAAGCTCATTCCGGCGGCACCGACCGACCCGCCGGACCCGACCGACCCGACCGACCCGACGGACCCGCCCGACCTGGAGGCACCGCAATGA